DNA from Gracilinanus agilis isolate LMUSP501 chromosome 3, AgileGrace, whole genome shotgun sequence:
ttcttattccttcaagttcctcttgatgccatcttctattcatccttttttttacatatcatcttaaactacttagtaccccaacttctacctatgaataatttttctaactactatgatagtgaatatagtttttgagagttacaaatatcatttttttcatatagaaatataaacaatttgaccttactgaaactcctaaattttttccctctttcttgtttaccttttcatgttactcttgaaatttttatttggacatcaaattttccatgtAGTTCtcgtcttttctttacaaatacttggacatcttctattttgttaaatgcccatacttttccctggaaatatatagtcaatttttatgggtagatgatccttggctGTTGACCCAaacaattctcttgcctttctgaatatcatattccaagccttgcaatcctttagtgtggaagctgccagatcctgtgtaatcctgcttggtgatccttgatatctgaattgtctcttacTTCCTGcaattttttctctttagcttggaagttcttgaacttggcagttatattcctgggagttttcttttGAGGACTTAATATAGACAgagatctatggactctttcaatgtctattttcccctcttattcgagaatatcaggacagttttcttggataatttcttgtaatatgttgtcaaggcttctgtttttttctaggtttttaggtagaccaataattctcatattgtctctcctggatctgttttccaggtctttCATCTtctcaataagatatttcatgttcccttctcttttgtcattctttttactttgctttattaattcttgctgttttgTGAGATCATCAGCTTTTATCTGCcaagttctgatttttaaagactggttttcaggtatgatattttgattttctattgtggtttgatctatcctgtttttcatggcttccagaaggtcaattctggtctccaatttgcttatcatttaatGTGATttctgtacttctttttccagtgGGAGAgtctgtcttttaaattgttattttcttttttaactatttcccacttttcttgccaagtgtcttctttctttcttaattggtTCTTGGACTATAATTTGAGTTCCTGGAGAGCtagtgaccaatttccatttttattttggaaagtttggatgtgtttgctttttgtcacccttTTTTCTACTCTGCAACCAACTTAGCCTGGAAGTCCTACAAAAattctttatacatattatcattttattctttttgtttttaatctcttaccttccatcttagaattaatactctgcAATTGTTTCTAAggtagagcagtaagggctaggcagtgtgggttaagtaccttgcccaaggtcatacagttaggaagtgtctaaagtcagatttgaaaccaggaactCCCATTTCTAGTCTTGGTTCTAATCCACTAAGCCACGTAGTTGCcatctattattttattcttacatCAATCCTGAAAGGTAAAGTAGCTgttaatattttccatattttatagaaaaggaaattaaaggatACAAGTGgattacccagggtcatacagctaaaaaaTTTTAAGGCCAAACTTGAGCTCTAATTTTCATGATTCCTACATTATTCAATGTGTCACCTAGAAGCCCATCTGGAATTACCCCTACCATTTAAAGAATGATGACTATTCCTCTACTTATTTTGCCTAAATTTAGCCCTACCTAGAATGACCTCAAGGCAGTACCTTTAGAGAAAAGGGCCCCCAGCCTTCTTGTGgtccagtggaaaaaaaaaagttcttgattTGAAGACAGAGGACCTGGATTGGAAGCCTGgctctaacatttattatctatgttaCCTTGGTTATGTCAGTATCTTTCTAGGTATTTGTTTtacagtttattttttcattgttgttgttgttcagtcatttagtcctGTCTGACCCCATGGTCCATAGCTCTTCatggagttttttttgtttgtttttgtttttttttacccttgtactttggtgtattgtctcatacgtggaagattggcaagggtgggcaatgggggtcaagtgacctgcccagggtcacacagctgggaagtggctgaggccgggtttgaacctaggacctcctgtctctaggcctgactctcactccattgagctacccagctaccccttcatggagttttcttgacaatgatcctggagtagtttgccatttctttctccagtgcaACCTTTTGGCAGACaatcagagtttaagtgacttatcctggGTCGtacaattagaaagtgtctgaggctggatttgactcagcttttcctgactcaagAATTAGTAGTTTTAACCACTGCGCCACAACTGATTCTTCTCTTACTGTATCACTTGAATAATATCTCTCTATTCCTCATTATGAGTTCTCTCAATTTTGTCCACACTCATTGTGAACTTTAGAAATAGAAgacttaataaaaatagaaagaactttATGATTGTCTTGTACTCCCTGAGTACATATGCTCCTTTGCCCCAAAACACTATTCACACTATCCTGACTTATCTTCAGTGATAACCTATCTCTCTTGAACTATTCTCTTGAACAGTTATatgatatctttttcttctcGTTCTATGTCTCTAGAAAGTTTCTTTGGTTGCTGGCAAAGACTCCATGTTTTCTCTCATGGGCAATCTCAGGACCAATATATCTGGCTCCCCTAGCTTCATCCTAACAGGCTTCCCAGGAATGGAAGCAATGGAACCTTGGTTGGCCATTCCACTCCTCCTGCTCTATGCTATCTCCATTGTGGGCAATGCCCTAATCCTAGTCATTGTCAAGGAAGAACAAAGCCTGCACCAGCCTATGTACTATTTTCTATCTTTGCTCTCAGTCAATGACCTGGGTGTTTCTTTGTCCACACTGCCCACTGTCCTTGCTGCTCTTTGCTTCCATGCTCGTGAGATTTCCTTTGAAGGATGCCTGGCTCAGATGTTCTTTATTCATCTCTTCTCCTGGACAGAATCTGGGATCCTGTTGGCCATGAGCCTAGACCGTTATGTAGCCATCTGCAATCCACTTCGCTATGCCACAATCCTCACCAATGCCCGCATTGTGGCCATGGGGCTGGCCACATTATTCCGCAGCTTCCTGCTCATCCTGGTCTTTCCCCTGCTCCTTCAGCGACTGCCCTTCTGCCACCCACGAAATGTCCTCTCTCATGCCTACTGCCTACATGTGGACATGATCAAGCTGGCATGTGCTGATGTCACCCTCAATAGCCACTATGGTCTATCCATTGTGCTTCTCACCTTTGGCTTGGACTCTGCACTCATATTTCTCTCTTACATCATGATCCTCCGCTCTGTTCTGGCCATCGCCTCCCGTGAGGAACGACTCAAGACACTCAACACATGTGTGTCCCACATCTGTGCTGTGCTCATCTTCTATGTGCCTATGGTGAGCGTGTCCATTGTGCA
Protein-coding regions in this window:
- the LOC123238679 gene encoding olfactory receptor 51I2-like, translating into MEFFLTNISGSPSFILTGFPGMEAMEPWLAIPLLLLYAISIVGNALILVIVKEEQSLHQPMYYFLSLLSVNDLGVSLSTLPTVLAALCFHAREISFEGCLAQMFFIHLFSWTESGILLAMSLDRYVAICNPLRYATILTNARIVAMGLATLFRSFLLILVFPLLLQRLPFCHPRNVLSHAYCLHVDMIKLACADVTLNSHYGLSIVLLTFGLDSALIFLSYIMILRSVLAIASREERLKTLNTCVSHICAVLIFYVPMVSVSIVHRFGGSLPHVVHILMSVLYLFVPPMLNPIIYSIKTKEIRRRLQKMIFRIKL